The DNA sequence tgtactatatatatagcAAGCTTGCCAACACTCATCTATcagtacacacacaaaatacagaaatacaaaaaaaaaaaaaaaatgtaacgtTTTATCACTGCTTAGAAATGGAAGggagccgggcaatggtggcgcacgcctttaatcccagaactcgggaggcagaggtaggcggatttctgagttggaggccagcctggtctacaaagtgagttccaggatagccagggctatacagagaaaccctgtcttgaaaaaaacaaaaaaagaaagaaaaggagagagagagagagagagagcgcacgaAAGAGAAGTGGAAGGGAGCCGGTTAGGATAGGGAGTGAAAGCAGAACATAAGGTGTTCTCCATAGGCTCCTGtagctccccccccacacacccccccaGGTGACAATAGCATGGTTCCCTGTGCTTTCTAGGCAGACACACTGGTCACGGAATGTTCATAAGCTGTCTGAGTGCTTTTGCACAGGACACTGAGATCAGATGAAGGTGTGGTATTGTGTCTCTAACATTTGTGGAAGTTGGGTCTTGGGCTAACATGCTTGAGATCCCAGTGTCAGTACAGCCGGAGAGCCAGAGCCCAGATTCCAAGGTGTCTGCTGTGTGCTCGGCCCTGCCTATCTGTCCTCAGGGTCCTTGGACAAGTGGTTCTCTCCATGTGTAGAGGAGGAGCAGAATACTATGGACGCCAAGTGGTAGATACAGAGAGATTACTTCTAAGATTACTTTAAGATTTCAGAGCTGGGGTGGGCTCAAGAACAAACTTGAACGTATCCCTCTGTGCAGAGCGTGCTCGTCCTAAGAAGGGCTTCAAGCCTCTCTGAGCTTTCAAATTAGGGTTTTGTCTGTGGTTGACAGTGGGCGCTTGGATGAAGTTTAAGGAGTAGAGTTAGAAGGCACTGGGCTGGAGTGAAGAGTATGCCTCCTGAGGAGCACTGGTGGCTGCTTACACATAGTACCTGGCCTAGGGCACTGCTACTCATCCTTGTGTGCCTGAGGCAAGGCTGCCTGTATTGTGTCCTCCATGGCATATAGACTCTTAATGACTGGCTGGCTACTCTGGTGGTAAGCCCTTGCTACCCACTCTCCCCGGCTACTGCCAACTACATACAGTGCTTATGGAAGGGAAGCGTGAACTTACTACCATGGAGAGGGCGGGCATTTAGGGGGTTGTGAATTGTCATCTCTTAGAGGAACAAATATAAATGAGATACATAAGCTACACCCTTCTTTTCTGAGTAGGCAGGAAGGGAATCCAACTTTTAGAGTATGGCAGGCCTGTCTGAATACAGGACATACTCCACATCACTAACAAAGAGGCATTCATTATGTGCATTGTCTCCAAATGGAACAGGGCTCCCAGGAGTGTGCCATTTCCTTCCTTAGTAGtttctcaggctcctgtcacaaAGTGCTGTGGACAGATTTTATTCTCACCAGCTGTTGTGAGATGATGGTGGCCTCATTTTTTCTGAAACCCTAAGGAAACTACAATTTTGTCTGACATATTTCTTGATATGCTGTGGCTCATGTACAcatctcagtctctgctctgtctctacTTAGCTGCCTCTATACTAATAAGGAtgccaaattttaaaaacaaaagaaaaaaaagaaaccattggGCTCCAACTTTATCTATTAAGTCTTCATCTTAGCCAGATGAGGGCCACATTCCAGCCTGTATTAAGTAGATCGGAGAGATGCCAGTGTGTACCCCACATTCCAGCCTGTATTAAGTAGATCNNNNNNNNNNNNNNNNNNNNNNNNNNNNNNNNNNNNNNNNNNNNNNNNNNNNNNNNNNNNNNNNNNNNNNNNNNNNNNNNNNNNNNNNNNNNNNNNNNNNNNNNNNNNNNNNNNNNNNNNNNNNNNNNNNNNNNNNNNNNNNNNNNNNNNNNNNNNNNNNNNNNNNNNNNNNNNNNNNNNNNNNNNNNNNNNNNNNNNNNNNNNNNNNNNNNNNNNNNNNNNNNNNNNNNNNNNNNNNNNNNNNNNNNNNNNNNNNNNNNNNNNNNNNNNNNNNNNNNNNNNNNNNNNNNNNNNNNNNNNNNNNNNNNNNNNNNNNNNNNNNNNNNNNNNNNNNNNNNNNNNNNNNNNNNNNNNNNNNNNNNNNNNNNNNNNNNNNNNNNNNNNNNNNNNNNNNNNNNNNNNNNNNNNNNNNNNNNNNNNNNNNNNNNNNNNNNNNNNNNNNNNNNNNNNNNNNNNNNNNNNNNNNNNNNNNNNNNNNNNNNNNNNNNNNNNNNNNNNNNNNNNNNNNNNNNNNNNNNNNNNNNNNNNNNNNNNNNNNNNNNNNNNNNNNNNNNNNNNNNNNNNNNNNNNNNNNNNNNNNNNNNNNNNNNNNNNNNNNNNNNNNNNNNNNNNNNNNNNNNNNNNNNNNNNNNNNNNNNNNNNNNNNNNNNNNNNNNNNNNNNNNNNNNNNNNNNNNNNNNNNNNNNNNNNNNNNNNNNNNNNNNNNNNNNNNNNNNNNNNNNNNNNNNNNNNNNNNNNNNNNNNNNNNNNNNNNNAGAGATGCCAGTGTGTACCCCACATTCCAGCCTGTATTAAGTAGATCGGAGAGATGCCAGTGTGTACCCCACATTCCAGCCTGTATTAAGTAGATTGGAGAGATGCCAGTGTGTACCCTCCTTTCTTGACAGAGTTGATGGTGCTAGGAGAATCTGGCCACTTGGTCCTGCAGTTAGAGCAAGGAGAGTCTGTTACTGAACTATGGTTGGGCTAAATAGTAGAAGAGCTTGGGACCAAAGTGGGTGTTAGAGGGAAAGCCATACTGAGAGAGTAGGAATGTCAGGAGCAAGGCCCAGATGATTCTGGGAAGCAGCGTTTGAGGAATATTGAAGTGGAAGAAGGTGTCCCCATCACAGAATTCAGGGCAGCATATAGACATTAAGGCAGTGCTGGATCATATTTGCCTAAAGCTCTTACTCTTCTAAGACTACCACCCCCAGTGCCCCAGTGCCCACCCAGGATATCCCATCTTTTGTCCCCTGCTGTCAGTCTGCCCCTTAGGACAAGCTCTTATTCCCTTCTTGTCTCCAGAGACACTACCACTTTGGGGGTCTTCCCGGGAGAAtggatttatttctttgaaacagaattctacatgctgtgtgtgtgtgtgtgtcttgtgttgtagaaattatttaatcccaaTCTGGTGTTTCGACAGTGCCCTGACcaatttagttcccaaataaaatacacacacaacctttacatttccaataaggtttaatcagcactagagctgggcagatagcCACCCTCTGCTATATAATCTCCTTTCTATCTAGGCTGCTCTTATCTCCACTTGGCCAAGCTTCAGGGCCATGTTTTTATGGTTCCCCTAACCCATGGCaggttcttcttcctcctgcatctTCTCTCAGGATTCTTGgtaaaagaccaaacctcaacagtccAGTTTCTGTTCCACCACTGTCTTCCCCACACTGAACATCTCCCCTCCTAGTCCTCCTGTGGCTATCTTGTGTAGCCATTTCAGCTTTTAAGTTCCCACCATCTATATTCTTGGGGGTTAGGAAGTGAGTGCCTCTCCCAAAGCTTGCTCAAAGGATTCTGGTACTGGCTCCTCATACTCTCCAGAGCAGACCCAATGCTTGGCCCTAGTCAGATGTCCATGGAACGCAggcctctgtgcctgcctctgctgttcTGCATCTAAGAGGTAAGCAACAGAGCTGTCATCGTCTCTTCTGGTAATAACTCTCTTCTAGGCTGCCAGGTATGCGGGCTTTCGAGCATCAGAGCCACTCATCAGCATGCCCTGGGGGAGCGAGGTCTTCCAGTTCTCAAGGTTTTTGTGACTCATTGCACTTTCCCACCCATGTATCACTGCCCAACCACCATGACACCATCTGCAGCTGTCAGTGAGAAAGGTGATCTGGTCGCTGTTTCCCTCTACGGTGAGAAGTGGTTTCTGAGAGCCTCTCTCTCAGTAGAGAAATGGTCAGCATGtctgcttctcattttctttttccagaaacTACTCCTGATGCTTTGGGTGGCTGAGTATATACCACATGCTCTTGGTAGAGTGAGGTATGATGGTCACGTCTGCATGTCTGACCTAGCAAGGCAGGCCCCACACTCAGTGCTTTATAGTCTCTGCCTAGCGTGGGCTTACCGGTACTTCAGAGCACTCACAGCTAGTGCTTAAGAAAAGCCTAAAGCGTCATTTTTACTTGACTTATGAGTAATAGGGTCATTGTTTCAAAAGCACTGCAGTTGTTTCTGAATAGTCTCATTTCAGATACCATAAGGGAATGATATGGACCTCAGGCAAAATTATTGCCTTTCATTTACAGAAGGAGAGAAggactggggggcagggggcggggatctggtgcagaaggagctggcTGCAGGTCAGAGTAGGTACATGTAGATGGCACAGTAGCCGCCTGCCAAGTTTGGCACACGCCTTATATGTTTCCAGCAGGTGGGAGGCTCAGGACTGGGACAGTGGAAACCAGGACGTGTCCTATATCCCTGTGGGAAGGCAGAGATCTAGACTGGCAAGCAGAGATGTCTGCAGTGGAAGCCCTTTGTCCTTTCAGTGTGGTTGTTAGAAAACCTCTGTCTTGAAGAAAGCCAATCATCAGCATTTCTCCCCTAGCCAGGGGCTGGATCCATAGATGACCTTCACTCCTGCTTTAGGGCAGGCAGCACTAGCCCTGTCCTCCTGCTTTCATCCGTCTTGTAAGGTGAGCCTATGGATTAGGTGGGGAGGAGCCAAAAAGGACAGTCCCAGTCATGTCTTTGGGAGAATTCGAAAGACTGATTAGAACTTGATCACCACAGGGTGTCAGACTACATAGAGAGAAGAAAACTTGGGACAGAAGGGTCTCGGTGAACAGAGTTGGCAGTGAATCATAGGATGGCTGAGTCAGAGAGAAGATACTTGGAGAAGTACCTTAGACCAGGATGGTCATGACAAGTGAAGGCTGTGGAATAGGCACAACCTTAGAGCATCATGAGTCTAGAGCTCTTTGAGGAACTTATGCCAGGTGAAGGCTGACAACTGCTCGGGATTGAAGAAATATTTCTGGAGGACAGATAGGAACACATTCAGTTAAACTCATAGAGGGACAACCCAGGATGCCAAATAGAGGGGAGCAGCCTGGGTGCTAGCAGAGGCCCTTGTCCAGGGCACATGGGGCAGTGTGAGAAAAGAATATGCTGTGCTGTTAGTTAGAATGCTAAGGAAGCGTATATCCAGGACTTTCAGAAAAACAGGGAGGGACTGAGTGTCCATTTGAGATTTGTGATCCCAGACCACGTCTGATGGCACCATTTGGTGCTCAGAAGCATGTGCCAACAAGTGTGGGGAGTTGGTTTAGAAAGACAGGGGAATTACTCAGAGTGGTAGGAAAGTTAGCTGTGAGTGGCTGAATTGAATCCTGCATCAGGTGTGAGAGCATGGAGACCCAGGAGGAGGATTGATTGGTATGAGTTCTGTCCTGGTAAGAACAGACCCGGGTGCCATCGTAGGTGTAAGGGGGAGCGGTGGCAGCAGGGGGAGAGGTTACTGTGGGGGCTGTGCTAGAATGGGAAGTGGGAAAGGAGAAGACAGCCAATGTCTCAGTGGGAGGACCAGCATGGACTAGGAGACTGGAGATGTGAGCAGAGGAGACTCCATAGTGTTCACCAGGAAAAATGCTGTGACAGGTGTTTGTGGGCAAAGGACAATTTCAGTCCTGATGGACCTGGTGCTGCCAGACCTACTGGCTAGCCTTAGCCTCTCTGTCATATGGGATGCTGTGGCTGGCTTGCATGCATTACTCAGCTGAATTGTGAGAGTGATGTTACGTATCTTTCTAAGAGCTTAACAACCCTTTATTACAGCAGTTGTATATGCAGAGGCCTATCCGGctttatatgaaaatttcaaatgagtttcaaagtaaagaaagaaacaaatggacTCCTAGGAACTCTTAACTACAGGGCTCTACCTGATCCGCATTGTGGTCATTCCCAGGGTTAGTCTGTGGTGAGTGCTGACTCCCAATTGCCGTTGGTCCCAGCATCCTGAGCATGTGCACAGACACCTCTTTTCCAACAACAAAGCACAGAGCACTGTAGCCCTGAGCTTCCAGAGCTGGCTCCTTTGAAAGGCCATTTCAATtatattaatttgtaaaatagatGCTTCCACCTCAGAGAGCTGGCATCCAGTGTTGGTGCCTACATGCTCCTGGGCCCTTCCCCAGTGTGTTGCCTCCCCAGCTGCTGCTCTGTGGAGATTGCACACCTTTGCTCTGCATTACTGGGTGGAAAGTATGGACCCATGTGGAGAAATCctagagaaaataaagataaagagcttgttggtttttttgtttgtttgtttttcttttttgtttttcgagacagggtttctctgtatagccctggctgtcctgNaactcactttgtagaccaggctggcctcgaactcagaaatccgcctgcctctgcctccNgagtgctgggattaaaggcgtgNNCCACCACGCcaggcttgtttttgtttttcaacaaacTCAAACTCTCTGGTCAGCAATGCACGTACCAGGGAATGTTACAATGTATAAAGGAAACTGTGTTTCCAGTGCCCTTTCTCCCCAGCCTAGGTCTCAGTCGGAGCATCTGTGCTTGCTCTGTTCTTcccttctgttcttcctccctGGAGTTTAGCTGACGCTTGTGCACTGAGGTGTGGGTGCAGCAGCAGTACAGCTTCATGTGGCTTTGTGGCCTGACAGACTCTGAGGGAAGTCTGCCATCAGCTGTTCTCCTGTCCCACCTGTCCTTACGTCCTACCACCAGAGTCCCCTCTGCAGGGCCAAAGCCTAGAGCCTCTCTTCTTGGGATGCTTTTCGGGCATTTAAAACTCAGAGCTTTAGTCCTCAATTTCACCTGCATGTGAGGCCAGTTTGAAGAGGCAGCCACACCAAGCAGGTGCTGGTGGGAAGTAAAGATGAGGCATAAGGCTTTCTTGAGCTTTTGGAGGCCTTGATGAGCTTTAGATATACAGGGTTTGGAGCTCTCTGctgctggcctgtgggcatgacTGACCCGTTCACACCTTGGCTTAAGGAGATCTAACCCACGGAGCTTTGTTTGCCTAGTACTTAGGCTTAGGGTGGTTACCTGGCTTGTTTTCTgaattttgatttgctttttaaaaatctttttgttttcctaaaaatTATGTTGGAATTGGCTCAGAAGTAAGGCTGGTACTGGCTTCCTTTGCCCTCTTCTGCGGCTGCTACAGCTCTgcctttctcagctcttctgagacacTTAGACTCAGGTCCTGGGTGCAGGCTCAACTGGAGACTTGAGTCATTTGTGGTTTCGTTAGTATCATAGTGCCGCGTGGGTAGGGGGCCAGGGGGCGGTATGCCTTGCTTGCTATTGCAAAAGAACCTGCAGGAAGGAGGTATCTTTTCTTGGCACTTCAGCAAGATACAGAGTTCTTCCTCATCCTTTCTGTACCCTGGACTCAGTGGCTTGAAAGGCTTGCTATTTGCACTTCTTActttgcctgtttttctttttcctcatttcaTTTCTGAAGCACCATATCACACCATGTCACTCCTGTGGGCTTCAGGATGACCCAAGACTAGACATTACTTTAATCTAGTGGCATTTCCCTGTAGATACAGTGCCCATGTGCCACTTGATACCCTCTTTTAGCAATTGGTTTGTGTCCAGTTTGAAAGGAAGACCTGCTATTGTATGATGGCCTGGCTGTCTTTGATCCAGAGCTGCCACCTCCTGTGGCCTTGACTCCTTGCCGCAAACAGGCTTTCCCACACAGCCTGGCTAGTGTTTTTCTGCCTGTTCTCTTTTACCCCAGAGGTTCTGTTTGGCTTGGGGCAGTGACCACTCACTGCTTTACTGTGAGGATCTCACAGTCCTAACACTTTAAGCAAGCCAATGATttgcttgcttacaggttcagaagtccATTATAATCATAGAAGGAAGGATGACAATGTCCAggtaggcagacatggcactggagaacctaagagttctacatcttgttccaaaggcaaacaggagaggaccaactcccacctggttaggaggagggtctcactgccccccccccccacacacacacagagtgatgcacttccacaaggccacacctcctcctactaccactccctgggctaagcatattcaaaccacaataaccatatatacatgcatataaaaaaactagataagtttttaaaaacccTTTTTATAGAATCCTTTTAAGACCCTTGTTGattgtaagccgggcgtggtggcgcacgcctttaatcccagcNNNNNNNNNNNNNNNNNNNNNNNNNNNNNNNNNNNNNNNNNNNNNNNNNNNNNNNNNNNNNNNNNNNNNNNNNNNNNNNNNNNNNNNNNNNNNNNNNNNNNNNNNNNNNNNNNNNNNNNNNNNNNNNNNNNNNNNNNNNNNNNNNNNNNNNNNaaaaaaaaaaaaaaaaaaaaaaaaaaaaaaaaaagacccttgtTGAGGGTCATGGAGGCGGCTCAGTAGTAAATGAAAGCATGAGGACTCACATTTGAATGAATTTACAGAACACTGTAAAGTTGGGCGTGGGCACGTGCATGTAAGtatgtgtctataatcccagtactcagacaGCACACGGTGAcaaaagactgtctcaaacaaggtgggaaGTAGGGGCCAAGGTTATTCTCTGACTTTCACGTGTCCCCTGTGGCTGTAAAAAGCCTAGAGAAATATGGCAGTGACAAATGTTTCCCATCTGCTCTCTAGAATGAGGCAGCTATGGTGGGGTGTGGGCAGGGTTCCTAAAGGATCCTGGGCATCCTTACAGAGCACTAACTGGCAGGGCACGGGAGTGAGCAACATGCCACATTCATTCTCCCCCATAGTCACACTGCAGTACAGGAAACAGATCAGAAcccaggaaataaagaaaataattacaagtTGTATGTTCcttgaagaaaggaaataagatgAAAGTTGTATCCTGCTCAGGGTTGCATCCTTACTCGGGAGAGGAGCTGACATAACCATATGAAAGTGGAGCCTGCCCTGGGCGAGCAGTGTGAAAAGGCTGGAAGGCAGGCTGCAGTTGGGTTGTATAAGAACTGAAGAGAAAGGACGGCCGGGCGGGGCCTCAGTACTCAGGCTGAGGGTCAGATGCTGTTGGCATGCCGGAATTCAGCCAGGGGAATGTTGGACACTGACGTGTGTATCGCCTTTCTCACATGTGGGGTCGATCTTCCAAAGTGGAGATGGTTTTTCTCCTGCAGAACAGTTGCTCTTCAAACTCACTTATTATTGGTCAGGAGGAGTTCTCTTCTTGACAGTGCTCATGTAATTGATGAGTTGCTACTTGTCCTAAAACAGGACCATGATGTCTTCCAATTCTTTTCTCAGACCGACAAATCCAAGCTACTTCTCTCTGGAAGATAAGAGAGCTACCTCCTCAGGACCAAGAAAAGGTAGGTAGGGGTCGGGTCggggtgtgtgtatctgtctgtctgtctgtctgtctgtctgtcttgtcctATTCCTCCTATGTCCTGTCCCCCTGTCCCCTGTGCCCTATTCCCATCCCTGTCTCATTTAAGTAACATTAATCCTGACTGGACATTTCTGGACTAAAAGAACCTTGCAcgttatttattgtttatattacaGAAAACCAGCGTGCTACTCTATAGAGTCCCCAGGAGCAAGACTGGCTGTCCCTGAAGCCAAGGAGCCTTCATGCTGGCAAGGCCTGCCATCTGATGGGCAGGAGGCAAAACAACGTTCTGACTCTCTTGAGGGTGCTGTGGAGGCTCCTCACCAGCTGGCACCTTCTGCCCTGGGCAGACAGATCATACTACTCAGGCTTTTATGAGTGAGAAGTAGAAGCGTACTGTATATCAGAGAACAAACGACTCCAGGGGCTCAAAGCAAAGGCTCACTCTTTCCTGCTCCTGTAATGTTGACCACTCAGGATCTAAAGGAATGGAAGCTCTATGCTGATGAGCTATGGGCTTCATATGAGAGTCAGTGTGACTTGGTAATCAGTGGGAGCTCTGAGTGAGGAGCACTATGCAGGAAGAAGCCTTCCACAGAAAGACAGGCAGGGAGAAGCTGAGGCTGACAGTTAGCTTGCCCAATAGAGCAAGCCTGAGATAGACTGTCAAGATGGCGAAATAAGAGGCTTTATGAAgtagcagtcctggaactcatagttGTAAGGACACTTTCTTCTTTAAGTCACGAtaccaaataggaaaaaaaatgatctaCAAGTGCCCCATGTGCAGGGAATTTTTCTCTGAGAGAGCAGATCTTTTTATGCATCAGAAAATCCATACAGCAGAGAAACCCCATAAATGTGACAAATGTGATAAGGGTTTCTTTCACATATCAGAGCTTCATATTCATTGGCGAgaccacacaggagagaaagtgTATAAATGTGACGATTGCGGTAAGGATTTTAGCACGACGACCAAACTTAATAGACACAAGAAAATCCACACTGTGGAAAAGCCCTATAAATGCTATGAGTGTGGCAAAGCCTTCAACTGGAGCTCCCACCTTCAAATCCACATGAGAgtccacactggggagaagccgTACGTCTGCAGTGAGTGCGGGAGGGGCTTCAGCAATAGTTCTAACCTCTGCATGCA is a window from the Mus caroli chromosome 5, CAROLI_EIJ_v1.1, whole genome shotgun sequence genome containing:
- the Znf664 gene encoding zinc finger protein 664; the protein is MIYKCPMCREFFSERADLFMHQKIHTAEKPHKCDKCDKGFFHISELHIHWRDHTGEKVYKCDDCGKDFSTTTKLNRHKKIHTVEKPYKCYECGKAFNWSSHLQIHMRVHTGEKPYVCSECGRGFSNSSNLCMHQRVHTGEKPFKCEECGKAFRHTSSLCMHQRVHTGEKPYKCYECGKAFSQSSSLCIHQRVHTGEKPYRCCGCGKAFSQSSSLCIHQRVHTGEKPFKCDECGKAFSQSTSLCIHQRVHTKERNHLKISVI